A single Pangasianodon hypophthalmus isolate fPanHyp1 chromosome 27, fPanHyp1.pri, whole genome shotgun sequence DNA region contains:
- the LOC113531427 gene encoding homeobox protein goosecoid-2 has product MEVEEAHMEKKTFAFSIDSILSRTFERSDESKASTASDSRLPSKDGPDLESGATINPAEPLHHVCVCCCYCSHCGEMLQADYLPSMSCQFAWSKRALAETSLTGEGQRRESFSQIQKRIRRHRTIFTEEQLDALEELFVQNQYPDIHTREQLAERTHLREERVEVWFKNRRAKWRRQKRLQFSLHGQDEWKNVLHGD; this is encoded by the exons ATGGAGGTGGAAGAAGCTCACATGGAGAAGAAAACGTTCGCCTTCAGCATTGACAGCATCCTGAGCAGGACGTTTGAGAGAAGTGACGAGAGCAAAGCGAGCACAGCTTCCGACTCACGACTCCCCTCTAAGGATGGTCCAGATCTGGAGTCAGGAGCAACTATAAATCCAGCAGAACCTCTTcatcatgtctgtgtgtgctgctgttacTGCTCACACTGTGGAGAGATGCTCCAAGCTGATTACCTACCTTCTATGT CCTGTCAGTTTGCATGGAGCAAGAGAGCGCTGGCTGAGACAAGCCTGACAGGAGAAggtcagaggagagagagcttCAGTCAGATCCAGAAACGGATCCGGCGTCACCGTACCATCTTCACTGAGGAGCAGCTAGACGCTCTGGAGGAGCTGTTTGTGCAGAACCAGTATCCAGACATACACACTCGCGAGCAGCTCGCCGAAAGGACTCACCTGAGAGAGGAGAGGGTCGAG GTCTGGTTCAAGAATCGTCGAGCGAAGTGGCGAAGACAGAAGAGGCTACAGTTCAGTCTCCATGGGCAGGATGAGTGGAAAAACGTCCTGCATGGTGATTGA
- the rabepk gene encoding rab9 effector protein with kelch motifs has protein sequence MELLPILGPEDKPREKQWYALVPRGEAPGLSVGHTCMFMPSASGGKGQIVIVGGANPSGSFSHSSFINLDSHEWNFPDWEGLQARYEHCSFVSESDPASLWVFGGAEQSANRNCVQVLHTTDSVLWRTVEVKGTRPSPRTYHTNSACIRDKLFVFSGGETGATPVTDPQVHVFNTVTCTWSQPESKGKPPSPRHGHVIVAVGSFIYIHGGMAGEKFHSDMFSLDTESMKWERVKAKGDVPPGTAAHSAVPLGRNVYIFGGMTADGASNSMYKFQSDKQRWTLMKFEGDLPPNRLDHSMCVVPWPEKTDASVEEKAESREGEMKHLCFVFGGMDTQGLIFNDCLVTVLT, from the exons ATGGAGCTTCTGCCCATCCTCGGCCCAGAAGATAAGCCCAGAGAAAAGCAGTG GTATGCTCTGGTGCCCCGAGGTGAAGCTCCTGGACTCAGCGTTGGTCACACCTGCATGTTCATGCCTTCAGCTAGTGGGGGAAAAGGACAGATTGTGATTGTCGGGGGGGCCAATCCGAGCGGCAGCTTTTCACACTCCTCCTTTATAAATCTCG ACAGTCATGAATGGAACTTTCCAGATTGGGAAGGTCTACAGGCGAGATATGAACACTGTAGCTTTGTGTCTGAGAGCGACCCTGCGAGTCTGTGGGTGTTCGGAGGAGCTGAACAGAGCGCTAACCGGAACTGCGTTCAGGTTTTACACACCACAG ACAGTGTTCTGTGGAGGACAGTGGAGGTGAAAGGGACACGCCCGAGCCCGAGAACGTACCACACTAACTCAGCGTGTATTAGAGACAAACTGTTCGTCTTCTCTGGTGGAGAGACGGGAGCTACGCCTGTGACCGACCCCCAGGTGCACGTCTTTAACACAG TAACCTGCACATGGTCACAGCCAGAGAGCAAAGGAAAGCCTCCCTCGCCACGGCACGGTCATGTGATCGTAGCCGTTGGGTCTTTCATCTACATCCACGGAGGGATGGCAGGAGAGAAGTTCCACTCTGATATGTTCTCTCTGGATACAG AGAGTATGAAGTGGGAGCGGGTGAAGGCTAAAGGAGACGTTCCTCCAGGAACAGCAGCTCACTCCGCTGTGCCTTTGGGgagaaatgtttatatatttggaGGGATGACGGCGGACGGAGCGAGCAATTCTATGTACAAGTTTCAGAGTG ACAAACAACGCTGGACTCTGATGAAATTCGAAGGTGACCTTCCTCCTAACCGACTGGATCACTCCATGTGTGTCGTGCCTTGGCCGGAAAAGACAGACGCCAGCGTGGAGGAGAAAGCAGAAAGCCGTGAGGGGGAAATGAAGCATCTGTGCTTTGTGTTTGGAGGCATGGATACTCAGGGGCTCATTTTCAACGACTGTCTAGTCACCGTGTTAACATGA
- the hspa5 gene encoding endoplasmic reticulum chaperone BiP — protein MRLLGLFLLVVGCVYADDDDRKENVGTVVGIDLGTTYSCVGVFKNGRVEIIANDQGNRITPSYVAFTREGERLIGDAAKNQLTSNPENTVFDAKRLIGRTWSDSSVQQDIRYLPFKVIEKKTKPHIQVEVGAGQLKTFAPEEISAMVLTKMKETAEAYLGKTVTHAVVTVPAYFNDAQRQATKDAGTIAGLNVMRIINEPTAAAIAYGLDKKDGEKNILVFDLGGGTFDVSLLTIDNGVFEVVATNGDTHLGGEDFDQRVMDHFIKLYKKKTGKDVRKDSRAVQKLRREVEKAKRALSSQHQARIEIESFFEGEDFSETLTRAKFEELNMDLFRSTMKPVQKVLEDADLKKSDIHEIVLVGGSTRIPKIQQLVKEFFNGKEPSRGINPDEAVAYGAAVQAGVLSGEEDTGNIVLLDVCPLTLGIETVGGVMTKLIPRNTVVPTKKSQIFSTASDNQPTVTIKVYEGERPLTKDNHLLGTFDLTGIPPAPRGVPQIEVTFEIDVNGILRVTAEDKGTGNKNKITITNDQNRLTPEDIERMVNDAERFADEDKKLKERIDARNELESYAYSLKNQVGDKEKLGGKLSPDDKETIEKAVEEKIEWLESHQDADLEDFQAKKKELEEVVQPIISKLYGSAGGPPPEEGGDDEKDEL, from the exons ATGAGATTGCTGGGGCTGTTCCTGCTGGTGGTCGGCTGTGTGTACGCCGACGATGACGACAGGAAGGAAAATGTCGGCACTGTAGTGGGCATCGACCTTGGCACCACGTACTCCTG CGTTGGAGTGTTCAAGAACGGCCGTGTTGAGATCATCGCCAATGACCAGGGTAACCGCATCACTCCATCCTACGTGGCCTTCACCAGAGAGGGTGAGCGTCTGATTGGAGACGCCGCCAAGAACCAGCTCACCTCCAACCCCGAAAACACGGTCTTCGACGCCAAGAGGCTGATCGGTCGTACATGGAGCGACTCCTCTGTTCAACAGGACATCAGATATCTGCCTTTCAAG GTTATTGAGAAGAAGACCAAGCCCCATATTCAGGTCGAGGTTGGAGCTGGTCAGTTGAAGACCTTCGCTCCTGAGGAGATCTCAGCCATGGTGCTTACTAAGATGAAGGAAACTGCAGAGGCTTACCTGGGAAAGACG gtTACACATGCTGTGGTCACCGTCCCTGCCTACTTCAATGATGCTCAGCGCCAGGCCACCAAGGATGCCGGTACTATCGCTGGTCTGAACGTCATGAGAATCATCAATGAGCC AACTGCCGCTGCCATCGCCTACGGTCTGGACAAGAAGGACGGTGAGAAGAACATCCTGGTATTTGATCTCGGTGGCGGTACCTTCGACGTGTCCCTGCTGACCATCGATAACGGAGTCTTCGAAGTGGTGGCTACCAACGGAGACACTCACCTCGGCGGTGAAGACTTTGACCAGCGCGTCATGGATCACTTCATCAAGCTGTACAAGAAGAAGACCGGAAAGGACGTGCGCAAGGACAGTCGCGCTGTACAGAAGCTGCGCCGTGAGGTCGAGAAGGCCAAGAGAGCCCTGTCCTCTCAGCACCAGGCCCGCATCGAGATCGAGTCCTTCTTCGAGGGTGAGGACTTCTCTGAGACCCTGACTCGTGCCAAGTTTGAGGAGCTCAACATG GATCTGTTCCGCTCCACCATGAAACCCGTGCAGAAAGTCCTGGAAGACGCTGACCTGAAGAAGTCTGACATCCATGAGATTGTCCTTGTGGGCGGCTCCACCCGTATCCCCAAGATCCAGCAGCTGGTGAAGGAGTTCTTCAATGGCAAAGAGCCATCCAGAGGCATCAACCCTGACGAGGCTGTGGCTTACGGAGCTGCTGTGCAGGCTGGAGTGCTGTCTGGAGAGGAAGATACAG GAAACATTGTGCTTTTGGACGTGTGCCCTCTGACTCTTGGTATTGAGACTGTTGGAGGTGTGATGACAAAACTCATCCCTAGGAATACTGTCGTGCCCACCAAGAAGTCTCAGATCTTCTCTACAGCTTCTGACAACCAGCCAACTGTCACCATCAAAGTTTATGAAG GTGAGCGTCCTCTGACCAAAGACAACCACCTCCTGGGCACCTTTGACCTAACAGGCATCCCTCCAGCACCCCGTGGTGTTCCTCAGATCGAAGTCACGTTTGAAATCGATGTCAACGGCATCCTAAGGGTCACAGCTGAAGATAAGGGCACGGGCAACAAGAACAAGATCACCATCACCAACGACCAGAACCGGTTGACACCTGAAGACATCGAGCGCATGGTGAACGACGCCGAACGCTTCGCCGATGAAGACAAGAAGCTGAAAGAGCGCATCGACGCCCGCAACGAGCTCGAGAGCTACGCCTACTCGCTCAAGAACCAGGTGGGAGACAAGGAGAAGTTGGGAGGTAAGCTGTCCCCTGACGACAAGGAGACCATTGAAAAAGCTGTGGAGGAAAAGATCGAGTGGCTCGAGTCCCACCAGGACGCCGACCTTGAAGACTTCCAGGCCAAGAAGAAGGAGCTGGAAGAAGTTGTCCAGCCGATCATCAGCAAGCTGTACGGTAGCGCAGGCGGTCCACCACCAGAAGAGGGCGGCGATGACGAGAAGGACGAGTTGTAG